The following coding sequences are from one Lycium ferocissimum isolate CSIRO_LF1 chromosome 3, AGI_CSIRO_Lferr_CH_V1, whole genome shotgun sequence window:
- the LOC132050067 gene encoding annexin-like protein RJ4, whose protein sequence is MATLIFPQEFSPINDAEAIRKACKGFGTDEKALIAILGHRNATQRKMIRKNYEEMYKEDLVKRLESELSGHFEKAVYRWMLDPEERDAVLLHVAIKEKPIPDYTSIIELSCIYSPQELLVVKRAYQARYKRSVEEDLAQHSIGELRKLLVSVVGIYRYDGDEIDARLAKSEADIICNAIKSKEFNHEEIVRIITTRSKTQLRATLNRYKDDHGSSLTKHLRDNGEKAANAFLGALRTTIRCIANDPQTYYEKVIRRALMESGKDEDSVTRVIVSRAENDLEVIKELYYKRNSVSLDHAVSKHTSGDYKAFLLTLLGNQN, encoded by the exons ATGGCTACCCTTATTTTCCCTCAAGAATTTTCTCCTATTAATGATGCAGAGGCTATTAGAAAGGCTTGTAAAG GCTTTGGAACTGATGAGAAGGCCCTAATAGCAATACTTGGGCATAGAAATGCAACACAGAGGAAGATGATAAGGAAAAATTATGAGGAAATGTACAAGGAAGATCTTGTGAAGCGTCTTGAATCTGAGTTATCTGGACACTTTGAG AAAGCAGTGTACAGATGGATGCTAGATCCAGAAGAAAGGGATGCAGTTCTACTACATGTTGCAATAAAAGAGAAACCAATCCCAGATTACACTTCAATCATTGAGTTGTCATGCATCTATTCTCCTCAAGAATTGTTGGTTGTCAAGCGTGCCTATCAAGCTCGCTACAAGCGCTCCGTGGAGGAGGACTTGGCTCAGCATTCTATTGGTGAACTTCGCAAG CTTTTGGTTTCGGTAGTGGGCATATACAGGTATGATGGTGATGAGATAGATGCAAGACTAGCCAAATCTGAGGCTGACATCATTTGCAATGCAATAAAAAGCAAGGAGTTTAATCATGAAGAAATTGTTAGAATTATTACTACACGTAGCAAGACTCAACTCAGAGCAACTCTAAACCGCTACAAGGATGATCATGGCTCTTCACTCACCAAG CATTTGAGGGACAACGGCGAAAAGGCAGCTAATGCTTTCTTAGGAGCTCTGCGAACGACAATCCGATGCATTGCTAATGACCCTCAGACATACTATGAAAAG GTAATTCGTCGTGCCCTAATGGAGTCAGGTAAAGATGAGGACTCGGTGACACGGGTAATAGTGAGCAGGGCAGaaaatgatttggaagtgaTCAAAGAGCTTTACTACAAGAGGAACAGTGTGAGTCTTGATCATGCTGTCTCCAAGCACACTTCTGGAGATTATAAGGCTTTCCTTCTCACTCTCTTGGGAAATCAAAACTAA